The proteins below come from a single Clostridiisalibacter paucivorans DSM 22131 genomic window:
- a CDS encoding recombinase family protein, with translation MTQNRNSSAMNPRVRVIPANMNMQRRGEGEEEPKVKVAAYARVSTLEEEQQSSYQLQVSYFEEYIERKPDWELYKVYSDEGVTGTNTKYRTGFNQMIKDAKEGKFDYIITKSISRFARNTLDCLTYVRMLKNLDKPVGIIFDKEGINTLDSQSETILVVIASVMEEESRTISANVSWGVQKRFSRGIPHIPTTYFLGYDEDEEGNLIINEEEAKIVRRIYREFLSGKGTPLIAKGLTKDKVKTARGNTKWTSDSVLKLIKNEKFCGHALCQKSVTLDPLTHKRVRNKNHKPQYFIRNNHPPIISEEDWNAAQKELERRSRMRHDPDGKYRRCYSNTAPFSNMLFCGECGVPVHRRRLTSKKNGQSYKFTVWQCRVSAMKMEADYECHTKYIWEEVIERAYNEMLLKMTKEIDQIRMEGEAAIREVSLSEEENARLEEVEEIIDRISDQITEMSMRESITNDPIYDATLRNLIYESQIYQQEHENLLKNKEESIFMKKNLDILIEYLQGLQDFETFDAKMFRETVERGLIYDDYQMEFIFKCGVKRKALGWRRGKDPVEPLGLDTL, from the coding sequence ATGACGCAAAATAGAAACTCTTCAGCGATGAATCCTCGAGTTCGGGTAATCCCTGCGAATATGAACATGCAAAGAAGAGGGGAAGGAGAAGAAGAACCAAAGGTTAAAGTTGCAGCCTATGCAAGGGTGTCAACTCTTGAAGAAGAGCAACAGTCAAGTTATCAGCTTCAGGTTTCCTATTTTGAAGAATACATTGAAAGAAAACCGGACTGGGAACTTTATAAAGTGTACAGTGACGAGGGTGTAACAGGAACAAATACAAAGTACCGAACCGGCTTTAACCAGATGATTAAGGATGCTAAAGAAGGGAAATTTGACTACATCATCACCAAATCCATAAGCCGATTTGCACGAAATACTTTAGACTGTCTGACTTATGTGAGGATGCTTAAAAACCTAGACAAACCTGTGGGAATTATATTCGATAAAGAGGGAATTAACACATTGGATTCCCAATCAGAAACGATTCTGGTTGTCATCGCAAGCGTTATGGAGGAAGAAAGTAGAACCATAAGCGCCAATGTAAGCTGGGGTGTTCAGAAGAGATTTTCAAGAGGAATACCACACATACCGACAACCTATTTTCTCGGCTACGATGAGGATGAGGAAGGCAATCTAATCATTAATGAAGAAGAAGCCAAGATTGTAAGAAGAATATATCGAGAGTTTCTAAGCGGGAAAGGAACACCACTTATTGCCAAGGGGCTAACCAAGGATAAAGTAAAAACCGCTAGGGGAAACACCAAATGGACCAGCGATTCGGTTCTCAAGCTGATAAAAAATGAAAAATTCTGTGGTCATGCACTGTGCCAGAAGTCAGTTACTCTAGACCCTTTAACCCATAAGCGGGTGAGAAATAAAAACCACAAACCACAGTATTTCATACGAAACAATCACCCACCGATTATTTCAGAGGAAGATTGGAATGCGGCTCAGAAGGAGCTGGAACGCAGAAGTAGAATGCGCCATGATCCAGATGGGAAGTACCGAAGATGCTACAGCAACACAGCTCCTTTTTCTAACATGCTATTTTGTGGGGAGTGCGGGGTTCCGGTGCACAGAAGACGCCTTACCTCAAAGAAAAATGGCCAATCCTATAAATTCACGGTATGGCAGTGCAGGGTATCAGCGATGAAAATGGAAGCGGATTATGAATGCCATACAAAGTATATATGGGAAGAAGTCATTGAAAGAGCTTACAATGAGATGCTTCTGAAAATGACAAAAGAAATCGACCAGATTCGAATGGAAGGTGAAGCGGCCATAAGAGAGGTCAGCCTATCTGAAGAAGAAAATGCACGATTAGAAGAAGTCGAAGAAATCATTGACCGAATCAGCGATCAAATTACTGAAATGTCTATGAGAGAGAGTATCACCAATGACCCAATTTATGACGCCACCCTTAGAAATCTCATTTACGAGTCTCAAATTTACCAACAAGAACATGAAAACCTCCTGAAGAATAAAGAAGAAAGTATCTTCATGAAGAAGAACCTGGATATTCTTATTGAGTATCTACAGGGGCTGCAAGACTTCGAAACCTTCGATGCAAAAATGTTTAGAGAGACTGTTGAACGGGGTCTTATCTATGATGATTACCAAATGGAGTTTATCTTTAAATGTGGGGTCAAGCGAAAGGCCCTCGGCTGGAGGAGAGGAAAGGACCCGGTGGAACCGCTGGGTTTAGATACTCTTTAG
- a CDS encoding recombinase family protein, giving the protein MNRARVQVVPVQQPSVSVINNVDLHTSMGHVKPHKPRVASYCRVSSEEELQLGSLENQIIHYTNYIRSKPEWLYAGVYSDKGKSGTDMSKRTGFNRMIRKAMNGEIDIIICKSISRFARNVVDTLDIVRQLTEKGVQVIFEKERLNTKDITSSLLIKILATFAEEESRSTSENIEWALRKRFERGEVVAAQLFGYKTKKNKEWEIVEKEAAIVREAYAMFLSGYNLTDIAQHFIRRGYKKRSGEIDWTASNISSFLTNERYCGDALSRKTCTLDFRSHKTVVNRGHKPQYYVEDHHEGIVSKEDFQKVQEIMNENKTTQSNKGRYKRSAITSRIVCASCGKNYHRFGQKGKITRWRCSSNAKSGLLCKAQPIEETKIEELLIEGFEKRYGMDQRTNDGLLIKQLIKELSSAETVREREQNLLRVELEKCLIAENNAILKNLDVEDIKAKRKEVEETIAEKTKLWEAFDKDHVFREASLNKLKTLKGSDKAIYKILDISFIRAWVIHITVESPFLFTIKWIDGEETVVGQFRGGMYYDAK; this is encoded by the coding sequence ATGAATCGAGCAAGAGTTCAGGTAGTACCGGTTCAGCAACCTAGCGTTTCCGTGATAAATAATGTTGATTTACACACAAGCATGGGACATGTAAAACCACATAAACCTAGAGTGGCATCATACTGCAGAGTAAGTTCTGAAGAAGAACTTCAGCTAGGATCCCTTGAAAACCAAATCATTCATTACACCAATTACATTAGATCAAAACCTGAGTGGCTTTATGCAGGAGTCTATTCAGATAAAGGTAAGTCAGGAACGGATATGTCCAAGCGAACAGGCTTTAATCGGATGATTAGAAAGGCGATGAATGGAGAAATTGATATCATCATTTGTAAGTCTATTTCTAGATTTGCCCGTAATGTTGTGGATACGCTGGATATTGTGAGACAGCTTACTGAAAAGGGCGTCCAGGTCATCTTCGAAAAAGAGAGACTGAACACCAAAGACATAACCAGTTCACTACTAATAAAGATTTTGGCCACATTTGCAGAAGAAGAGAGCCGGAGTACTTCAGAAAATATTGAATGGGCTTTGAGAAAACGGTTTGAAAGAGGTGAGGTGGTTGCGGCTCAACTCTTTGGTTATAAGACGAAGAAAAACAAGGAGTGGGAGATTGTTGAAAAAGAAGCGGCCATAGTAAGAGAAGCCTATGCAATGTTTCTTTCTGGCTATAATCTGACAGATATTGCTCAGCATTTCATTCGTAGAGGATACAAGAAGCGCTCCGGAGAGATTGATTGGACTGCCTCTAATATCAGTAGCTTCCTAACAAACGAAAGATATTGTGGAGATGCTCTTAGTAGAAAAACATGTACTTTAGATTTTAGATCTCATAAGACAGTAGTTAATAGGGGACATAAGCCTCAGTATTATGTTGAGGACCATCATGAAGGGATTGTGTCAAAAGAAGATTTTCAAAAGGTCCAGGAGATTATGAATGAGAACAAAACCACCCAATCAAATAAAGGAAGATACAAACGCTCCGCTATTACCAGCAGAATTGTCTGTGCCAGCTGTGGAAAGAACTATCATCGCTTCGGTCAGAAGGGGAAAATAACCAGATGGCGATGTTCGTCAAATGCAAAGAGCGGACTTTTATGCAAGGCTCAACCTATTGAGGAGACTAAGATAGAAGAGCTTCTTATAGAAGGTTTTGAAAAACGTTATGGCATGGATCAGAGAACAAATGATGGCTTGCTGATTAAACAGCTTATAAAAGAGTTATCAAGTGCAGAAACAGTAAGAGAAAGAGAGCAGAATTTGTTGAGGGTGGAGCTTGAAAAGTGCCTGATTGCTGAAAACAATGCTATCTTAAAAAATCTAGATGTAGAAGACATCAAGGCTAAAAGAAAAGAAGTAGAAGAAACAATCGCTGAAAAAACAAAGTTATGGGAGGCTTTTGACAAAGACCATGTCTTTAGAGAAGCATCCTTAAATAAGCTTAAAACCCTCAAGGGTTCAGATAAAGCCATTTATAAAATACTAGATATCTCTTTTATAAGAGCGTGGGTGATTCACATTACAGTGGAGTCACCTTTTTTATTTACCATTAAGTGGATTGATGGAGAAGAAACCGTTGTCGGTCAATTTAGAGGGGGGATGTACTATGACGCAAAATAG
- a CDS encoding N-acetylmuramoyl-L-alanine amidase: protein MALSNLKTKYMTRNDCYTAGRKITPEGIMVHSTATPGVMASDWFSRWNKSYKSGEINRQVCVHAFLDDKEICQYLPWNHRGWHAGGKANDTHIGFEICEPGGFSYSKNQMVGYDVKKNEAYFRKAWQNAVALCVHLCKKYGLTEKDILSHAEGNKKGIASNHSDVGHWFPKHGENMDTFRAAVKKALENVGEAKEGFEAGDIVEIKATARTYYPGGPIIPNWVKWNYHLITQDVFNGKPVIKGGKECVLLGKTILKSTMGEKAGIMTWVDKDNLEMVSAGVEVEPENESGNKYYRVQVGAFNDKKNAEALMARLKKAGFDAYMKYD, encoded by the coding sequence ATGGCACTAAGTAATTTGAAGACAAAGTACATGACCAGAAATGATTGCTATACAGCTGGGAGAAAGATTACGCCTGAAGGCATCATGGTTCATTCCACTGCCACACCGGGCGTGATGGCTTCTGATTGGTTCAGCAGATGGAATAAATCCTACAAGTCTGGTGAAATCAATAGACAGGTCTGTGTCCATGCCTTCCTGGATGATAAGGAAATCTGCCAGTACCTGCCTTGGAACCACAGAGGCTGGCATGCAGGCGGCAAAGCAAATGATACCCACATCGGTTTTGAGATATGTGAGCCGGGTGGGTTTTCTTATTCTAAAAATCAGATGGTAGGCTATGATGTGAAGAAAAATGAAGCCTACTTTAGAAAAGCATGGCAGAATGCAGTAGCCCTATGTGTTCATCTCTGCAAAAAGTACGGTCTGACTGAAAAGGACATCCTTAGCCATGCAGAAGGAAACAAGAAAGGGATCGCATCTAATCATTCAGATGTGGGTCACTGGTTCCCAAAGCATGGAGAGAATATGGATACCTTTAGAGCTGCAGTAAAGAAGGCACTGGAGAATGTAGGTGAGGCCAAAGAAGGCTTTGAAGCAGGTGATATTGTTGAAATCAAAGCGACTGCCAGAACCTATTATCCCGGCGGTCCTATCATTCCAAACTGGGTGAAATGGAACTATCACTTAATCACCCAGGATGTGTTTAATGGAAAACCTGTGATCAAAGGCGGCAAGGAATGTGTTCTTCTTGGAAAAACTATTCTGAAAAGCACCATGGGTGAGAAGGCCGGTATTATGACGTGGGTTGATAAAGACAATCTTGAAATGGTCAGTGCTGGTGTGGAGGTCGAACCGGAGAATGAATCTGGTAATAAATACTACCGGGTGCAGGTGGGAGCCTTCAATGACAAGAAGAATGCAGAGGCCCTCATGGCCCGTCTAAAGAAGGCAGGATTTGATGCCTACATGAAATATGATTAG
- a CDS encoding phage holin family protein encodes MRDIWNIVQMIFAAVGGWLGYFLGGYDGFLYALIAFVVIDYLLGVMCAVLEKHLSSDVGARGIFKKVVIFSLVGVAHIIDQNIIGDGSAIRTAVIFFYLSNEGISIIENATRLGLPIPEKLKDILEQLKDGGDKDGTK; translated from the coding sequence ATGAGAGATATTTGGAACATTGTTCAGATGATATTTGCAGCTGTGGGTGGATGGTTGGGCTACTTTTTGGGAGGTTACGATGGGTTTTTGTATGCTTTGATTGCCTTTGTGGTAATCGACTATTTACTTGGAGTCATGTGTGCTGTGTTAGAAAAACACTTATCCAGTGATGTAGGCGCTAGGGGTATTTTCAAGAAAGTAGTGATCTTTTCTCTGGTGGGTGTGGCACACATCATTGACCAGAACATCATAGGAGATGGCAGTGCCATTAGAACAGCAGTGATTTTCTTTTATCTATCTAACGAAGGGATCAGCATCATTGAAAATGCCACAAGACTGGGATTACCAATTCCAGAGAAGCTCAAAGACATCCTAGAGCAGCTAAAAGATGGAGGCGATAAGGATGGCACTAAGTAA
- a CDS encoding prophage endopeptidase tail family protein, whose protein sequence is MIEIYAGSTLLQSIKKVMSANVRETLEGEYTLSFTVLAKSALALKVKQIAKLDDQYFEIVQISKSLQGSLPICSVICEHVSYVLNHEMYNITEFDFTGDPAAGLAQVLSGTPFSAGIVDFTESVTMKINQEVSRRAALMQYIAILGGEIEYDGYNINIRNHRGSTDYIPVMDSRNVTNVAVSHDSRENASSYNISFFKLLNLAVGDNVQIVFTPLGINVKTRIISLEYNPFYRYNIRVEVGRYRPSISDTFYRIESSLNNVGSSVDDIQTQVNDLGVSYTIVSDLVVTETTIDVTYTVEKGDTHQYHAQYQYTTDSGGRITSITLDNIFSELLLKEVATLTVDMMSFYIEYADGTTATYNYAVDSGGRITSVTKV, encoded by the coding sequence TTGATTGAAATCTATGCTGGAAGTACGCTTCTTCAAAGCATCAAAAAAGTCATGAGTGCTAATGTCAGAGAAACACTGGAAGGGGAATACACCCTTTCCTTCACGGTACTTGCAAAATCAGCACTGGCACTAAAAGTAAAACAGATCGCCAAGCTGGATGATCAGTATTTTGAAATTGTTCAGATATCAAAGAGTCTTCAGGGTAGCCTTCCTATCTGTTCAGTGATCTGCGAGCATGTCTCTTATGTCCTGAACCATGAGATGTATAACATCACGGAGTTTGATTTCACTGGAGATCCAGCTGCAGGACTTGCGCAGGTTCTTTCAGGAACCCCTTTTAGCGCGGGGATTGTAGATTTCACAGAAAGCGTCACCATGAAGATCAATCAGGAAGTCTCAAGAAGGGCTGCTCTGATGCAGTATATCGCCATCCTTGGTGGAGAAATCGAGTACGATGGTTACAATATCAACATTCGAAATCATAGGGGAAGTACCGACTATATCCCGGTGATGGATTCAAGGAACGTCACCAATGTGGCAGTATCCCATGATTCCAGGGAGAATGCTTCATCCTATAACATCTCATTCTTTAAGCTTTTGAACCTTGCTGTAGGAGATAATGTACAGATTGTTTTTACTCCCCTAGGAATCAACGTGAAGACTAGGATCATCTCCTTGGAATACAATCCCTTTTACCGGTACAACATTCGTGTAGAGGTCGGAAGATACAGACCCAGTATTTCAGATACCTTCTATCGGATAGAAAGTTCATTAAATAATGTGGGAAGCTCAGTGGATGACATTCAAACACAGGTGAATGACCTGGGAGTTTCCTATACCATCGTCTCTGATCTAGTGGTGACAGAAACAACCATTGATGTGACCTACACCGTTGAGAAGGGAGATACCCATCAATATCATGCCCAGTATCAATACACCACCGATAGTGGCGGAAGGATCACAAGCATTACCCTTGATAACATTTTCTCGGAGCTTCTCTTAAAGGAAGTCGCCACTTTAACAGTGGATATGATGAGTTTTTATATTGAATATGCAGACGGAACAACGGCAACATATAACTACGCCGTGGATAGCGGTGGACGAATCACCAGCGTCACGAAAGTATAA
- a CDS encoding phage tail tape measure protein, with amino-acid sequence MADNFGLKIGVEGEKEFKNALRDINRSFKVLGSEMNLVTSQFDKQDKSIQAMTARNNVLNKEIDAQKNKIGTLEAALKNASDSFGETDRRTQNWAIQLNNAKADLNKMENELDKNVQAIDEMNQGFNEAEDGAGGLADAVNQAANETDDASGKFEKLGGVLKGIGAAIGATVVAIGSAAVATGASLIKLGDEYNMAVNQISASTGATGQELEELGEVAQNVYKHNFGDSLEDVANGISEVKKTTGLMGQELEKATESGFALRDTFGFELQESARAAGALMKNFGISSKEAYNIIATGAQNGADKNGDLLDTLNEYSNQYSALGLSADEFIAGLIGGAEAGAFSIDKIGDAVKEFNIRAKDGSKGTIEAFTSLGFNADEMTQKFAQGGETASDAFYSVVEKLNEIEDPILRNTVGVQLFGTQFEDLEAGVLPVLAGMKDSTIATKDALSQITEVRYDNLSDGFEGVKRSLQGVFLPAVSEVSAGITDLFSGLSNGINEADGDFEKISEVIGETVSGITTLITEQLPQFVTLGLDIILALVGSIVENLPMIIDSAMQIVLTLLTALIEALPQITEGALYLVMALVDGIIANLPALVEAALVMIVTLATGIAEALPELIPSIVQAIILIVETLIANMDQILNAAFQLIQGLATGILNALPVLIEALPQIISSIVSFLAGNYPKIIENGIQLTIQLAAGLIRAIPQLVAQLPQIITAIVTGLGRAVPSMNDVGRNIARGLWDGISSMIGWLKSKVDSMVGGIVRGVKSVLGIRSPSKVFAGIGANMSEGIGEGFTEAMSGVEKDMQDTIPTDFDLDLNSQVSGSLGGSEGAVFDVTIPLTIDGNILTRVIAQLQWNQNTVTVRNLGVAGS; translated from the coding sequence ATGGCTGATAATTTTGGATTGAAGATTGGTGTGGAAGGCGAGAAGGAGTTCAAGAATGCCCTTAGAGATATCAATCGAAGCTTCAAGGTACTGGGTTCTGAAATGAATCTTGTTACCTCACAATTTGATAAGCAGGATAAGTCCATTCAGGCGATGACAGCAAGAAACAACGTGCTGAATAAAGAGATTGATGCTCAGAAAAATAAGATAGGTACCCTTGAAGCCGCTCTTAAAAATGCCTCCGACTCCTTTGGTGAGACCGATAGAAGAACGCAGAACTGGGCTATTCAACTTAATAATGCCAAGGCCGACCTCAACAAGATGGAAAATGAACTGGATAAGAATGTTCAGGCCATCGATGAGATGAATCAAGGCTTTAATGAAGCAGAGGATGGTGCAGGTGGATTAGCTGATGCTGTAAATCAAGCAGCCAATGAAACAGATGATGCCTCGGGGAAGTTTGAAAAACTGGGTGGCGTCTTAAAAGGAATCGGTGCAGCAATCGGAGCTACCGTCGTTGCCATTGGCTCTGCCGCAGTTGCTACAGGAGCAAGTCTCATTAAACTGGGCGATGAATATAATATGGCTGTCAATCAGATTTCAGCATCCACCGGGGCTACCGGTCAGGAACTGGAGGAGTTGGGCGAAGTCGCTCAAAATGTGTATAAGCATAACTTTGGCGATAGTTTAGAGGATGTGGCTAATGGCATATCTGAAGTGAAAAAGACGACCGGACTCATGGGCCAGGAGCTAGAAAAGGCAACAGAGTCTGGTTTTGCTTTAAGGGATACCTTTGGATTTGAACTTCAGGAATCTGCAAGAGCGGCAGGAGCCTTGATGAAGAACTTCGGAATCTCTTCTAAAGAAGCCTATAACATCATCGCAACGGGTGCTCAAAATGGTGCTGATAAAAACGGAGATTTACTTGATACATTAAATGAATACTCAAATCAGTACTCAGCCTTAGGATTAAGTGCAGATGAATTTATCGCAGGACTTATAGGTGGTGCCGAAGCAGGAGCCTTTAGTATCGATAAGATTGGTGATGCGGTCAAGGAGTTTAACATCCGGGCTAAAGACGGAAGCAAAGGAACCATTGAAGCTTTCACATCCCTTGGGTTTAATGCCGATGAAATGACTCAGAAGTTTGCCCAGGGTGGGGAAACGGCCAGTGATGCTTTTTATTCAGTAGTGGAAAAGTTGAATGAAATTGAGGATCCCATTCTTCGAAATACCGTCGGCGTTCAGCTCTTTGGTACTCAGTTTGAAGACCTTGAAGCGGGAGTCCTACCGGTCCTTGCTGGTATGAAAGACAGTACCATTGCAACAAAGGATGCGTTAAGTCAGATCACTGAAGTTAGATATGATAATCTTTCAGATGGATTTGAAGGTGTAAAACGATCCCTTCAAGGTGTGTTTTTACCAGCTGTTAGTGAAGTATCGGCAGGTATTACCGACTTATTCTCCGGTTTATCCAACGGAATCAATGAAGCAGATGGTGACTTTGAGAAGATTTCAGAGGTTATCGGAGAAACGGTGAGCGGTATTACCACGCTGATAACAGAGCAGCTTCCTCAGTTTGTTACCTTGGGATTGGACATCATTTTGGCTTTGGTTGGTTCTATCGTAGAAAATCTTCCTATGATCATCGACTCTGCTATGCAAATCGTGTTGACGCTCTTAACCGCACTTATTGAAGCTTTACCGCAGATTACAGAAGGGGCCTTATATCTTGTGATGGCTTTGGTGGATGGGATTATCGCCAATTTACCGGCTCTGGTTGAAGCAGCTCTTGTGATGATTGTGACCTTGGCCACAGGAATAGCAGAGGCACTTCCCGAGCTGATTCCATCCATTGTACAGGCGATTATTCTGATTGTGGAGACACTTATTGCTAACATGGACCAGATTTTGAACGCAGCTTTTCAGCTGATTCAGGGTTTGGCAACGGGTATTTTAAATGCCCTACCAGTATTAATTGAGGCTTTACCTCAGATCATCAGTAGCATTGTGAGCTTCTTAGCTGGAAACTATCCAAAGATTATCGAGAATGGGATTCAGCTGACCATTCAATTGGCAGCTGGACTGATCAGAGCGATTCCCCAGCTAGTGGCTCAACTTCCACAGATTATCACGGCTATTGTCACCGGTCTTGGTAGAGCAGTTCCTTCCATGAATGACGTGGGAAGAAATATTGCCAGAGGGTTATGGGATGGTATCTCATCCATGATTGGCTGGCTAAAGAGCAAAGTGGACAGTATGGTTGGCGGTATTGTGCGAGGCGTTAAGAGCGTTCTTGGAATCCGCTCACCTTCTAAAGTGTTCGCCGGTATTGGTGCCAACATGAGTGAGGGTATAGGCGAGGGCTTTACTGAAGCCATGAGTGGTGTGGAAAAGGATATGCAAGACACCATACCAACGGACTTTGATTTGGATCTGAATTCTCAAGTATCAGGGAGTCTTGGAGGTTCTGAAGGTGCAGTCTTTGATGTGACTATCCCACTTACCATCGATGGCAATATATTAACCCGTGTCATTGCCCAGCTTCAGTGGAACCAAAATACTGTCACCGTTAGAAATCTTGGAGTGGCTGGATCATAA
- a CDS encoding helix-turn-helix transcriptional regulator, whose protein sequence is MSKVNVKTKSAGVKFEDIKAQLMEDAEFEEEYNKLQPRYELISQIIEARKSMKMTQEELAKRAGTRKSNISRLESGSYNPSLDFLIKIAKSLGKEVHIDIR, encoded by the coding sequence ATGAGTAAAGTGAATGTGAAAACGAAATCTGCCGGAGTAAAGTTCGAAGATATTAAGGCTCAACTTATGGAAGATGCTGAATTTGAAGAAGAGTATAACAAATTACAACCAAGATACGAATTGATTTCACAGATTATCGAAGCAAGAAAAAGCATGAAAATGACTCAAGAAGAATTGGCAAAAAGAGCTGGAACCAGAAAATCTAATATCTCCAGGCTTGAAAGTGGGTCCTATAATCCATCGTTAGACTTCCTTATTAAAATTGCTAAAAGCTTAGGTAAAGAAGTTCATATAGATATTCGGTGA
- a CDS encoding type II toxin-antitoxin system RelE/ParE family toxin has protein sequence MAHDVEFYQKENGEVPVKDFLESLPVKLRAKTFREIELLKDHGLDLREPHTKSIKGKDNKGIYELRVKFSTDIARVFYFAYTGSRFILLHGFVKKTNKTPSRELDRARKYKEDYERRCNDE, from the coding sequence TTGGCACACGACGTTGAATTTTATCAAAAAGAAAATGGCGAAGTTCCAGTGAAAGACTTCCTAGAATCCTTACCTGTTAAACTAAGAGCTAAGACTTTTCGAGAAATTGAACTTTTAAAAGATCATGGACTTGACCTGAGAGAACCGCATACAAAATCAATTAAAGGGAAAGATAATAAAGGAATTTATGAATTGCGAGTTAAGTTCTCTACGGATATAGCTAGAGTATTCTATTTTGCATATACTGGTAGTAGATTTATCTTGCTCCATGGTTTTGTGAAAAAAACTAATAAGACTCCTTCGAGGGAACTTGATAGAGCAAGAAAATATAAAGAGGATTATGAAAGAAGGTGTAATGATGAGTAA
- a CDS encoding major tail protein, with protein MATIGLDSLYYAKITEDQNGIETYGTPKVLAKAMTAELSVELIEAILYADDGASEVVKEFKSGALTLGIDDIGSLVAQDLTGCKIDSNNVVVSRSEDGGSPVAVGFRAKKANGKYRYFWLYRVIFSVPATTLATKGDSITFSSPTIEGTVFRRNKLDGENKHPWKAEVTEGDTGVSASTISSWFTSVYEPDFTAVTPTITITTQPAGLTEVTAGSITGSLSVVAESNTSDPVTYQWYENTIDSTTGGTAINGETSASFDIPTDLLADTYYYYCVLSLVGASDVTTTVATVTVS; from the coding sequence ATGGCAACAATCGGATTGGACAGTCTTTATTATGCCAAGATTACAGAAGATCAAAATGGCATCGAAACCTATGGCACACCAAAGGTCCTGGCAAAAGCCATGACAGCTGAGCTAAGCGTGGAACTGATTGAAGCGATTCTTTATGCAGATGATGGTGCATCAGAAGTTGTGAAGGAATTTAAAAGTGGCGCACTGACACTTGGAATCGATGATATCGGGTCATTGGTAGCTCAGGATTTGACTGGATGTAAAATCGACAGCAACAATGTCGTTGTTTCGAGAAGCGAAGACGGGGGAAGTCCGGTGGCAGTCGGGTTTCGTGCTAAGAAAGCCAATGGAAAGTATCGCTACTTTTGGCTCTACAGAGTTATTTTCAGTGTGCCAGCCACAACCCTTGCAACTAAGGGAGACTCCATTACTTTTAGTAGTCCCACCATAGAAGGGACTGTGTTTAGACGAAACAAGCTGGATGGAGAAAACAAGCATCCTTGGAAAGCAGAAGTGACAGAAGGGGATACAGGAGTATCAGCTTCAACAATTTCAAGCTGGTTCACATCAGTTTATGAACCGGACTTTACAGCAGTAACGCCGACCATTACCATCACAACTCAACCTGCAGGGCTGACGGAAGTAACAGCCGGTAGTATTACAGGAAGCCTTTCTGTCGTAGCTGAGTCCAACACCAGCGATCCAGTAACATACCAGTGGTATGAGAACACTATCGATAGTACAACCGGAGGCACTGCTATTAACGGAGAGACATCGGCAAGCTTTGATATTCCAACGGATCTTCTGGCGGATACCTATTACTATTACTGTGTTCTTAGCCTTGTTGGTGCCAGTGATGTAACGACAACCGTAGCTACAGTGACGGTATCTTAA
- a CDS encoding HK97-gp10 family putative phage morphogenesis protein, translating into MARATYKLPEDFLLKVSTLAEKTDEIIPKVLKEGGEVVKAKVKSNLQAVIGNDTKLPSRSTGELIDALGVSPAGINRNGDYDVKVGFDEPRSDGESNAKLANILEYGKSGQPAKPFLKPAKTASRNACIETMKRKLDEEISKI; encoded by the coding sequence ATGGCGCGAGCAACCTACAAGCTACCTGAAGACTTTTTGTTGAAGGTATCTACCCTGGCCGAGAAGACCGATGAAATCATACCGAAAGTCCTAAAAGAAGGTGGCGAAGTGGTGAAAGCCAAAGTGAAGTCAAACCTTCAGGCGGTTATTGGAAATGATACAAAGTTGCCTTCAAGATCAACTGGAGAGCTGATTGATGCCCTTGGGGTTTCTCCGGCTGGGATTAATCGTAATGGGGACTACGATGTGAAGGTGGGATTTGATGAACCTAGAAGTGACGGTGAGTCAAACGCCAAGCTTGCAAACATTCTAGAGTATGGAAAATCCGGTCAGCCGGCCAAGCCATTCTTGAAGCCGGCAAAAACAGCCAGCCGGAATGCCTGTATTGAGACAATGAAAAGAAAGCTGGATGAAGAGATCAGTAAAATCTAA